One genomic window of Aethina tumida isolate Nest 87 chromosome 3, icAetTumi1.1, whole genome shotgun sequence includes the following:
- the LOC109604826 gene encoding ras-related protein Rab-27A yields MEYDYLIKFLALGDSGVGKTSFLYQYTDGIFNSRFISTVGIDFREKRLVYQSKGRNSRIHLQLWDTAGQERFRSLTTAFYRDAMGFLLLFDLTNEQSFLEIINWIEQLRLHAYCDTPDVVICGNKADLDEKRVVTEWRAKDLCEKYGYPYLETSAFTGQNVSRAVEVLLENVMTRMETAVDRALLPGRRGRPRDSTDVDMDYNTQQSCSC; encoded by the exons aTGGAGTATGATTATTTGATAAAGTTTTTAGCCTTGGGCGACTCTGGAGTTGGGAAAACAAGCTTTTTATACCAATATACAGatggaatttttaattctagatTTATATCAACTGTCGGAATCGACTTTCGAGAAAAGAGATta gTTTATCAATCTAAAGGGAGAAATAGCAGAATTCATCTGCAACTATGGGATACTGCTGGACAAGAGAG atTCCGCAGTTTAACAACAGCTTTTTATCGTGATGCAATGGGTTTTTTACTGCTATTTGATCTAACTAATGAGCAGTCATTTctagaaattattaactgGATTGAGCAATTAAGG ctTCATGCCTATTGTGATACACCCGACGTAGTTATTTGTGGAAACAAGGCTGATTTGGATGAAAAACGTGTGGTTACTGAATGGAGGGCTAAAGATCTCTGTGAAAAATATGG ATATCCATACTTGGAGACAAGTGCATTTACCGGACAGAATGTGAGCAGAGCCGTCGAGGTTCTGTTGGAGAACGTAATGACTCGAATGGAAACGGCTGTTGATAGAGCCTTGTTGCCCGGTCGCCGAGGCAGGCCTAGAGATTCCACCGACGTGGACATGGATTATAATACCCAACAGAGTTGTTCATGCTAA